The window gtattttcagacaCTTTGACAGAGGGATAAACGACTGGCTCTGCAAGTGAGTCCTTCGAATGAACGGCGCAGATATGGCTCCTTAAATCCAGAACTCAAAACATCTAAACCACTTAAAAATTTCAGACTGAAAGTAGATCCTGTGTGTGAACAGTTTTACCAGCTGTGTCACAGTAGCCACAATATACTTGTTATGATAGGCTAAATATCCACTGACCAGCGCTTAGAGGACAGAATATGCTACCTGGCTCAGCCATGAGCTACAGTGAGGAACATAATGTACCCAGCTATTCTGCTCCAGGTACGTTTATGACTATCTGGGAAAGAACCACGATGGGATCTTCAGAGAGCTGCTGGCAACCATCTGTACCTTCTCCATCACGACCATGTGGCTGGGGCCCTGTGAGATAGTCTACATCTGGGCCTTCTTCAACTGCTTTGGGCTGAACTTTGAGCTGTGGGTGGCCAAGTTCTTCTCGTTGAGACCCTTTTCCACCATAGAGGTTTGTGACTGATGTCCACAACATCACTGACAATCATTGATACTGTTGTTGAAAGTACTTTTCGATCATGACATAATATGGTTACAGGGGTAAACCCACCATTCgcttataataaataatacgtTTAACTTCTATGGAACTTTGAGATGAATATGAATCCACCATGATTCTTCTGTGGTGCTTTAACCATTTCCTTTTGCTCCCAGGGTGTCATGTCTGAATCCATGTCTCGCCGGATAAGGGGTGTCTTTAATGCAGCAAACTTCTGGGCCATCATTCTTTACAACGTCCTCGCCCTGAACAGCCTGGAATTTGCCAGGTTGGTGGCTACAAGGCTCACTGTCAGAGGTAAGATCACCGTGTGCAGTTCAGAGCTCAAGAAAACACAAACGTTGACAACACCACCGCTGAGTCTGGCAACATCTGAACCGAGTTTTAGATTCCTTACTCAATGCATGGACGTGGTTAATAAACGGACAAAGTAAAGAAGATTGGAGAAGCACACACTTAAGAGTTGCACCAAGACCCATGTGGCCATGTCTTTATGGCCTGAAATGTAGAAaagtttttcaaagttttttttggctCTGCAAGTGAGCGCCCAGGATAAGATCTGAATGTGTTACGCTGCACTAACAATTAGAAATGAAGATCGGTGCTAGAAGGTTAGGTTGGTTACTAGGTGCACATTGAGCTACCTTCTGCTTTCGAAGTAGTGAGGACTTCCAGAAGTTTACGTACAACTGTTTATTTGTGTACGTCGCTTAGCTCTGCTTGGACGGTAACCCCCGTTGACGCACGCATGCCGGTTGTCGATCGGACAGTACCGTCCAATCAGAGTTAAGGAATGCAAACAAGGGAATCTCCACAGGAAACGGTTTGAAGTGAAATCTACAGTGTCATTGATAACCGCCATGTGGACATCGATACAGCTTAGTATTCAAATAGAGGTTAGTAACAAAAGTAACTGCTTGGATCTGAACTTCTGGAAATCCTCATGACGTCAAAAGCAGAAAGACAAGGTCAGAGGTAAACTGATGCGTCAGTCACGACTATCTACATATCGAGGTCACCCGTAACCTTTCTAAGCACACCGGTCACACCTCATAACTTCGAAAGTGCCGAACACAGTACCTTGCGCGATTCCGAAATTTTCGCAATTAAGCCACCTTGTACCGAGATGAGGAGGGCATGCTCCACCGTTCATACTAGACACAACCAACGCACTAAAACGGGTCAGTCATCTGTCGCCTGAATATTTACTGAATTTATTGAATAATTTATAGGAattcttgagtttttttttttttttttttataccaacACGAGCCTATCTGAGGAAGGACGACCCCTCACTCACCTCCTCCTTTCCTGTCCCAGGCTTCCCGTTGTCCACCCTTTCCGTACTGTTTGTCACATACTGCGGGATCCAGCTCATTAAAGAGCGCGAGAGGAAGTTGGCCCTGAAGGAGGAGGCGGCTGCGGCCGATGAGGCCGGAAAAGAGAAAGTGGAGTAGAAGTAACAGGGGGCCCAAGTCCTGCCCAGGCCCTTCCATGTGTGAACTTTCCTGGAAGACCATGCCTCCATCTCCATGACTTCTCCACCCATGTCTGTCTTCGCAGGAGACCTATCTTACAACACCCAACCATACTCAAGTGCACTTGCTGTACGTAAAAGCCACGGGTCCCTTCAACACACCAACATACCACTGGTGCATTTCACcgattactgtattttatttaattttttaaaaatggatatACAAAGGAAAGATTGTGGTTGGCTTATATAACTACcaaatatattatgtataacATAATAAAGAGACTAATATATTAAAGACTTAAAAAGtctgtgtgaaaatatgtattatttgcttttaaaattgtACAGAAATCCACTAATGATGAGCTTTTTAGTCAGTCCTCCATGTAATCATAggctcaaatgtgttttttatgtctgcctaaaaaaaattactgaaaataaaaattgacaCAGCTGGCAAAATTCGAAATATgttcttatatattttttaacggTTCGGTAACtagcagctgttttcccacgaCTTCGGAGACTGTTGACAATAGCCTGGTGGTACTGAGTGCTTAAAGGGTTTCTTACTCAACTGGTACCAGTGAGGTGTTACTCATCTCTTATTACTGTTTGGTGCAGTTCAGCCTTCAGAATAAAGACATCCATCTGAAAAAAaggtgtgtaagtgtgtgtgggtgcgtcGCAAGATGATCAATGAAGACATTTACAGCGACATACTAATTCTCTCCATCATGTTCTTCTTGTACACACACGATATGTAGCCAGGCTGCTTTCATGCAGGCGTCCGCTTTAGATTTTGAAAGGTGACGGGCTTTGCCACAAATACAGTGTGAGCGAGCGCATTCGTACCCCCTGCTCTCATTGGCACTAGCGGAGCACTGAGCACATGAGGGATTTACATCGAGAACATCGAGTGCGGTCTTTCTTTTCACTAGGGTCATTCCTTTCTTGCTTGCCACCCTGTAATTTTGAGCACAGAACATTGAAAGCTGTGACAAAAATCAGCGAGTGTATTTTCAATGGCAAAGCCAATGCCGTGTTCAACTTAGTCAACAAATAGTGAGAAATGTCTGAGTTACATAATCAGAACAGCTTTCTTTTATATacacaattcattcatttagctcaagattttctccaaagtaaattgCAATACCAAGATACCGACAATTATATagtaatttttacagctaggTGACTTTaacagagtaatttagggtaagtacactgctcaagggtactacagtagtaaGTGAGActtaaactggcaacctttggatccagaggtaggagctctaaccagtacgccaaCTACTGGAACCCTTACAAACTGCGACATTCTCAACCAACACggcaaacaaaaaactgaaaacttacTCTAGGTAACCTTTTACTAACTTCTAGGTATTTCACCAAGCAGTGGGAAGCTGCgcagaaataaaaatcaccTAGACAGAGGAGAGTTACAGAAAAATAgactacatacagtatatatacagacactgtatacaaacacacaataaactCCAAAAAACTAGTAGTCCTTTTTGTTAAATAGTCCATGGAATTAATGCCATGTTCATATTTATGTTCAAAGTTGaaaattctgaattttattAAACCTGTAATTGTCAGGGCTGTTTGTATGAAGTGTAAATTACGCTTTTGaccttttttgttatttaaaaagatGTTCTCCAATGTTACTTTTACACATTGTCACGTTATAAAGTATTTTTGACTTACTGGGCTTGTTGTGTAAATGGCGAAGACTCACACCCTTCATGGGAGGAAAATGATGTCATTGGAGAGATCTGGACACAGGtgggatggtggggggggggaacgccAGCATTAGACAGTGATATCAGAGAAGTGACTGTGACTTCTCAAGGGACCTCTCCCGGGTGAACGATGGTCTCTGTGGAGGTGGAactctggggtgggggggcgagggcacagcagctgggtgggtGTGGCGCGATGGTGTCCCATTTCACATGTGCCAGTTTGGGGGTCTTTTTCTCCCACAGCTTCTGTCTATTAATAAAAGCCCTGTGAGTATTTGAAGGGATGAAACAGCTGAGGAATCAGCATGACGGGGTTgtgggagctcattccagctTGACTGAGCGTCCTTCTCCTTTCTGGACAGAGCTTTGCTCTACTCACTGCTCTGCAGTGGACAGAGCGCACGCATTCAGCACCTTTACCTTTTAACGCGGAGAAGTAAGAAGATGACACTAAACATAGATCCAATGGAAGAGCCAAGAATGTACCAGCAGAGCCTGCTGCAGGACGGACTGTGTGACCTCTTGGAGAATGAAAAGTTTGTGGACTGTGTGCTGAAGATCAAAGACAGAGAGTTCCCTTGTCACCGGCTCGTGCTGGCAGCTAGCAGCCCGTACTTCAAGGCCATGTTCTTGTCGGACctggaggagaaaaagaaaaaggagattGTCCTGGAAGAAGTGGAACCAGGCATCATGGGAACGATTCTCAGATACATTTACACGTCGGACATAAACCTCACGGAGAGCAATGTCCAGGATATCTTCACGGTGGCCAACATGTTCCAGATTCCCTCCCTCTTCACAGTTTGCATCTCCTTCCTCAAGCAGAGGCTGGGCCTTGGCAACTGCCTGGCTGTCTTCCGGCTGGGCCTCCTGCTGGACTGTCCTCAGCTTGCTATCGACGCCCGTAACTTCATCTGCGAGCGATACCAGTTGATAGTGCGCGATCAGGACTTCTACCAGCTGGGCCCAAGTGAGCTAGCTGCTATCATCACATGCGATACCCTCAACGTGGACAAGGAGGAGGTGGTCTTTGAGTCTCTTCTGAAGTGGGTTGCTCATGACAAGAAAGAGCGGCTTAAGGATCTCCCCGAGCTTATCGAGTGCGTTCGCTTCCTCTTGATGCCCGTTGACTACTTTGCGAACAAGGTGGAGAAGCACGAATGGATAAGGTCGAACCCGGAGATCGGCAAAAAGTTACTGCTGGTGAAGGACGCACAACAAGGAAAGCTTCCTGAAGTCAAGAGCTCCAGGAAGAAGACATCCAAGGGAGAGGATGAAAAGGAAGGCCTACTCCCAGGGATACTCAACAACAACCCCCGCTTTGGCATGTTCCTCAAGGATTTCATGCTGATGATCAGTGAAACAGGAGCCGTCGCCTACGAGCCGGTCGAGAACGAATGCTACGTTGCCTCTACATCTACAGAGGTACCGAAGAACCACTGCAGCCTGCTGACCAAGGAGAATCAGATCTTTGTGGTCGGTGGCCTTTTCTACAATGAAGAGAACAAGGAGGAGTCGCTCAATTCCTACTTCTTGCAGGTATAAAATCACTATTAAATTCAGCAAAATTCGACAATGGCAAGATGATCAATTTCTGCTGAATTGCTGAAGTCTTCAACTTTgagttaataataaatgtgatgatacagaaaatacaaatgaacaATATTGAAAGaggataaaatgaataaattctaataacaaatgaaaataaattaactaTAAGAACTATGAAATCATCCAAAGATTTTGGTGCAAAGATGCCAATTGGTTTGTGTTCTTTCACACAGGAAACTGTAAAATATGGATTAGGGCAACGTACATGTCGATATCTGGCAGAAACGTCACTGTTGTTCTCTGGATGGAATGATGTGACCCATGCCTGTTTTACCACAGTTTGACCCTGTGAGTTCAGAATGGCTGGGTATGCCTCCACTCCCATCTCCGCGCTGCCTCTTCGGCCTGGCTGAGACAGAGAACTCCATCTTCGTTGTTGCCGGCAAAGAGCtgaaggagggagagaaagtCCTGGACTCAGTGATGATCTACGACAGGCAGTGAGTCCCAGTCTACTGCGCAGGCTGTCCATTTGGCACGTCAAAAGCTGGTGTCAAAATGATCATGTGGATCATATTAAACTTAATTCCTAAATGCTGCAACTGAGGGCAtccattcatacacacacacacacacacacacacacacacagtctgaagctgcttgtcctgagcagggtcgcggtgaccCGGAgtgtaacccagcaacacagggcgcaaggctggaggaggaggggacacatccaggatgggacgccagtccgttgcaaggcaccccaagcaggactcgaaccccagactccccagaaaacaggacctggccaaacctgccatgccccCTCCACCCATCTATATCCTAGAAAAATGGGGCACAAGTCAGGTTTCACCCGGAATGGGCGAGAGAGGTTCGAGCAAGCCTAGTAACATAGATCAATCAAGTCATCGCGAGAATAAGTTGCAGAGTATGATCCATGTTATTGCTGTCATCTCGTTGTCACACCATGATCCTTGCGGTTAACCTGCGCGTTTGTCTCGTCAACTTAGGTCTTTCAAATGGGGGGAGTCAGACCCCCTTCCCTACTCAGTGTATGGCCACGGGACAGTGTCTCACGATGGGCTCGTCTACGTCATCGGAGGGAAAGGAGAAGGCAGGTATGTCACCGCCGTTTTTATTCACACGAAAATGGGCTACCGCTCTAAGAAGGATGGGAAAATTCCGACTTTGGCCCCTGCAGAAGCAGTGACACATACTGATTGTGCTCAGATCCCCCCAGATCTCTGACTTGCTGACGACGACGTTAATGTCCGCTCTACAGGAAGTGCACAAAGAGGGTGTGTGTCTACAATCCGTTGAAGTTCGAGTGGAAGGACCTGGCCCCTCTGAAGATCGCCCGCTCCTTGTTTGGCGTGGCCGTCCACCAGGGAAAGATCTACGTGGCGGCAGGAGTGACGGACACAGGGCTCACGAGCACCGTGGAGGTCTATGACATCGCCGGCAACAAGTGAGCAGATGTCTCCAGCGATGTGGGGAGCGTCAAAAAAGTGCACGTTACTTTAGCCTGGAACAAATGAGTGTTTGTCGTAACGGGATCACAGCAACCGAACTCATGAGATTTGAGCCCAAAACCTTGGGTTTGATGTGTTGACACCGGTGGTATTGCAGGAGAGTACGAAGATCGCTGACagagcaaagtgtgtgtgtgtgtgtttgtcccagGTGGTCCGAGTTTACGGAGTTCCCGCAGGAGCGCAGCTCCCTGAACCTCATCTCCTTAAGCGGCTCCCTCTACGCAGTTGGGGGCTTCGCCATGATGCCGGACGAAACCAGCGAGGAGTCCAGACCTTCTGAGATGAACGACGTCTGGAAGTGAGTCACGTCACCTCTGACGCCTTGCGCTATTGCTTCGTTGCTTAGAGATCTCCCTACCTTCCAACCTCACTGTCCCGGAATCGCCGGcatctccacacacacctctgtgtagGGCTGAACTTTGGTTAAACACTGAACGCCAACTGCGTGAACTAAAACTCAatgtgggggcagctggtagggtagcggttagagctgctgcctctagaGCCAAAGGTCAaacatttgaatctcacctctggctgtagtacccctgagcaaagtacttaccctaaattgctccagtaaaaaaaaaaaaaagttacccagctgtacaaatgggtaaataattgtaggtatcttgtACATTGTAAGGCTTTTTcaaagaaagcatcagctaaattaataaatgtaaatgtaatacacaacagaggggtgcagtggtgcagtaggttgggctgcagtcctgctctctggtgggtctggggttcgagtcctgcttggggtgccttgtggcggactggtgtcctgtcctgggtgtgtccccttctggccttacgccctgtgttaccgggtaggctctggttccctgtgaccccatatgggacgggtggttctggaaatgtgtgtgtgtgtgtgtgtgtgtgtaatgcacaACACAGAGCTTTAATTGAATTGctattaaaattatattgttGCACAACATTTCCTCAAGGGCACAGTCCATCTcctggaaaaaaaggggggaaaaaaaatcaaaaagtgaCCATTTGGCTtgctataaataaatttaaaaaaaaatcaaaatgtgttaCAATTCTAtgtattttccagaaatgtgaTCATAttcacactacatttattcacctacaattatttacccatttttacagctgggttattttactggagcagctcagagtaagtaccttgctcaagggtactacagccagagatcaaacctgccATCTtcggggccaaaggcagtagctctaaccactatgctaccagctgtcccccccccaacatttGGTCTCATTTCA of the Scleropages formosus chromosome 7, fSclFor1.1, whole genome shotgun sequence genome contains:
- the klhl40a gene encoding kelch-like protein 40a → MTLNIDPMEEPRMYQQSLLQDGLCDLLENEKFVDCVLKIKDREFPCHRLVLAASSPYFKAMFLSDLEEKKKKEIVLEEVEPGIMGTILRYIYTSDINLTESNVQDIFTVANMFQIPSLFTVCISFLKQRLGLGNCLAVFRLGLLLDCPQLAIDARNFICERYQLIVRDQDFYQLGPSELAAIITCDTLNVDKEEVVFESLLKWVAHDKKERLKDLPELIECVRFLLMPVDYFANKVEKHEWIRSNPEIGKKLLLVKDAQQGKLPEVKSSRKKTSKGEDEKEGLLPGILNNNPRFGMFLKDFMLMISETGAVAYEPVENECYVASTSTEVPKNHCSLLTKENQIFVVGGLFYNEENKEESLNSYFLQFDPVSSEWLGMPPLPSPRCLFGLAETENSIFVVAGKELKEGEKVLDSVMIYDRQSFKWGESDPLPYSVYGHGTVSHDGLVYVIGGKGEGRKCTKRVCVYNPLKFEWKDLAPLKIARSLFGVAVHQGKIYVAAGVTDTGLTSTVEVYDIAGNKWSEFTEFPQERSSLNLISLSGSLYAVGGFAMMPDETSEESRPSEMNDVWKYEEDEKSWNGVLREIQYASGSSILGVRLNALRLVKM